One region of Paraburkholderia phymatum STM815 genomic DNA includes:
- a CDS encoding Vgb family protein: MKRSPAEIVREYGPFPGIDSVAGVTYDGGNVWFAAGATVNALDPSSGKTVRSIDVPATAGTAFDGHHLYQIDEGLIRKVDPQSGAVVATIPAPAGMNSGLAWAEGALWIGQYQDRKIHQLDPHTGAILRTIESSRFVTGVTWVDGELWHGTWQDDKSDLRRVDPRTGEVLETLEMPDGIGVSGLESDGADTFYCGGGNSGKLRAVRRPKRGDAEAPVDTTASA, translated from the coding sequence ATGAAGCGCTCACCGGCTGAAATCGTGCGTGAATATGGCCCGTTTCCGGGCATCGACAGCGTCGCCGGCGTCACGTATGACGGCGGGAACGTCTGGTTCGCTGCAGGCGCAACGGTGAACGCGCTGGATCCGTCGAGCGGAAAAACCGTGCGTTCGATCGATGTCCCCGCAACGGCGGGCACCGCGTTCGACGGCCATCATCTGTATCAGATCGATGAGGGGCTTATCCGCAAGGTGGACCCGCAGTCAGGCGCGGTAGTCGCGACGATACCCGCGCCCGCGGGCATGAACTCTGGCCTCGCGTGGGCGGAAGGCGCGCTGTGGATCGGACAGTATCAGGACCGCAAGATTCACCAGCTCGACCCGCACACGGGGGCGATTCTCCGCACGATCGAATCCAGCCGGTTCGTGACGGGCGTGACGTGGGTCGACGGCGAGCTTTGGCACGGCACCTGGCAGGACGACAAGAGCGACTTGCGACGCGTCGATCCGCGCACGGGCGAAGTGCTGGAAACGCTCGAGATGCCGGATGGAATCGGCGTATCGGGACTCGAATCGGACGGCGCCGACACGTTCTACTGCGGCGGCGGCAACAGCGGCAAGCTGCGCGCGGTTCGCAGGCCAAAGCGCGGCGACGCCGAAGCGCCTGTCGATACCACGGCCAGCGCCTGA
- a CDS encoding response regulator: protein MNHSAGAARLILVDDHPLVRDGLRARLEAVPGFSVVGEAGNADEALALAAAYEPDLVLMDVGMRGMNGIALAALFHERFPAIRVLMLSMHDNVEYVTQAVRAGASGYVLKDSPGAEIIRAIGAVLEGKTFFSEGLSARLIHASATRDPIERLTPRERDILDQLAQGLSSKQIAQRNGLSVRTVETHRLNLKRKLEIEGQAELIKFAVEHRRTN, encoded by the coding sequence ATGAACCATTCAGCAGGCGCAGCGCGTCTGATCCTCGTGGACGATCATCCCCTCGTGCGCGACGGCTTGCGCGCGCGGCTCGAAGCTGTGCCGGGTTTCTCGGTGGTCGGCGAAGCGGGCAATGCCGACGAAGCGCTTGCGCTGGCGGCCGCGTACGAGCCGGACCTCGTCTTGATGGATGTCGGCATGCGCGGCATGAACGGCATCGCGCTCGCGGCTTTGTTCCATGAGCGCTTTCCGGCCATACGTGTGCTGATGCTTTCGATGCACGACAACGTCGAGTATGTGACGCAGGCTGTCCGCGCGGGAGCGAGCGGTTACGTGCTGAAGGATTCGCCGGGCGCGGAGATCATCCGCGCGATAGGCGCGGTGCTGGAAGGCAAGACATTCTTCAGCGAAGGGCTCAGCGCGCGGCTCATTCATGCGTCGGCGACGCGCGATCCGATAGAACGTCTGACGCCGCGCGAACGGGACATTCTCGATCAGCTCGCGCAGGGGCTGTCGAGCAAGCAGATCGCGCAGCGCAATGGCCTGTCGGTGCGCACGGTCGAAACACACCGGCTCAATCTGAAGCGCAAGCTGGAGATAGAAGGGCAGGCCGAACTGATCAAGTTCGCAGTGGAGCATCGGCGCACGAACTAG
- a CDS encoding phosphatase PAP2 family protein — translation MHTTFDLAIQMFLSQHAFASPAINHLVRVISGQVMFKGLVLMPMLCFIWFRQGDRKDWEREMVIATVASGIVSLAVGRVLAVALPFRLRPISDPALHGLFPSVGLDSASVTTWSSFPSDHAMLWIAVATGIFLIWRSAGTVALLYTAAFICFPRVFVGLHHPTDILAGAAIGILFTYIATRDAVRQRFATPILRWMERSPGVGYTLALLLVFELVTQFDETLHLLHATTRAL, via the coding sequence ATGCACACCACTTTCGACCTCGCGATTCAAATGTTCCTGTCGCAGCATGCTTTCGCATCGCCCGCGATCAATCATCTCGTGCGGGTGATCTCAGGGCAGGTCATGTTCAAGGGCCTCGTATTGATGCCCATGCTGTGCTTCATCTGGTTCAGGCAAGGCGATCGAAAAGATTGGGAGCGCGAGATGGTGATTGCGACGGTCGCGAGCGGTATCGTCTCGCTGGCAGTGGGCAGGGTGCTTGCCGTGGCGCTGCCGTTCCGGTTAAGGCCGATTTCGGACCCGGCGCTGCACGGCCTCTTTCCTTCCGTCGGACTGGACAGTGCGAGCGTTACGACGTGGAGCTCGTTTCCGAGCGACCATGCGATGCTATGGATAGCGGTAGCGACAGGCATCTTTCTGATCTGGCGCAGCGCCGGCACCGTGGCGCTGCTCTACACCGCTGCGTTCATCTGCTTTCCGCGCGTGTTCGTCGGCTTGCATCATCCCACCGACATCCTGGCGGGCGCTGCCATCGGCATCCTGTTCACGTACATCGCGACGCGCGACGCCGTGCGCCAGCGCTTTGCCACGCCCATACTTCGATGGATGGAGCGGTCGCCGGGCGTCGGCTATACGTTGGCGCTTCTACTGGTCTTCGAGCTGGTCACGCAGTTCGACGAGACGCTTCACCTGTTGCACGCAACCACGCGCGCGCTATAA